The genome window ctcattcttcaatgagcacttgcacttaatccctagtgtccccacatgagcagctatgagaccaatcgcctccatcatatgtacgaGTATATAATACAGTAGTCTCTcatgttatctcgatgtctctctcgagtaaattatgactatgattatttagggtttatgtttaaagacaaatcgatctcattattgtgatcttatcacgatccgattcccattgcacagatccatagacattaatatatatatatatatatatatatatatatatatatatatatatatatatatatatatatatataatataaagtgataaaatatcaaataatataataagaaaaaaaaataaaatacgtaTCATattacatgtgtcatcactcacgtgattggtttatagggcacctatgactagaagACCCTTTGCGgatagacacgcaagggtgctataTAACTTAAGCAAAACCAATTAAGTCTGTAACAATTCATTAAGAGGGTTGGTTGACGAATGTTCCTACGATATCATGCCCTCATTTTAGCACTAAAATATTagagaaaaatatcattgatgtcTTGATTAGTCTAACATGGTCCGAACTCATATGCGTAAGGTTATTCAAGTACTTTCAAGGTGGAAACGCTAGACTCCTTAGGTACTATCCGCATAAAAATCGAGGTCGGAAGAAGTTTCTAAACCCGGATACTGTGACGCTAAAGTTAATAACTCGAAGTGTAAAGTGTAGATGCAAATAGTTCATAAAAGTCTCTAGTTTCTTTATATTAAAAATGAGATTTTATATtaaaaggtgaggaagaagatagGAAAGGGGCATTCCTTCTTGGTGATGCCTAAAAAGCTTTCGCCTATATCAAACCTACCGTCTTAAGTCAAGTTTCGATTGACTACATGACTCAACTTTCTAAAGTCAATGTCTCGAGGGACTTGGATTGACTATTACTATCAAACCAACGACGGTCATTTGTATTGGTAAGTGAGAGGATAAAAAAATCTATGAAAGATTAGTAATGAAAAGCGTATCAAAAAGTTGGCATAATATTAAATATGATTCGATAAATCTCATTtacattcataaaaaaattaaattctttatgAGATAAATTACAAGATTATTGACATTCACTTATGTAAATCTTAAAGAATTTaacttttacatatatatatatatatatatatatatataattttagatcCTTAATACAACAGTAGCACGACGTAACGTTGGTACATGTAACATAAGACAGAAACCAAATACTTAGGAAGCCAAATGACTGCTTTAGGCCTGCAGGAAACGTTGTGATTCATGTACTGCTCGGCATGATCATCCCTGCTACTCCTCCAGCTCGAAGGCTGACACCGGGAAGCTGTCGGATAACCCAGTGCCGGTCTTGAAGGTGATCTTCCCCGTCGAGGGATCCTCGACGCGCATCTCAACGACGGAGAGCCAGAGTAGCAGCTCCTTGGTCTTCACCCCCGTCATCTTGTGCATCTTGCGCTTCTCCACGAAGGCCGTCACCTCAGGGGCGTACGACACCGCCCGCTTGATCTTCTTGAAGGTGTGGTCATGCTTCTTCTTCTGGATCAGCCATATGAACCCAGCCGTGCGGTTGTACCCGAACTCTTGGATGTCCTCGAGGGGGAAGAGCCCCCTCGGGAGCTCCAGTTCTTGAAGCAGTTGGATGGATTTCTTGCGGCAGAGGGCGTCACCGGTGAAGACCTCAGCACCGTGGCGATGGCTTTCGATGTTGTGGACAGCCATGTCGTCGATAAGTAAAGTGGTTTGGAAGCTAAAGAGCAGTGCAGAAGAGGATGACGAAAAGAAGGCAAAAGGGCTGATGAAACGACGATGGGAGGGAGatggtatttataggtgagaagTAGGAGTCTCGTAATGGGTATACGACGCAAACAAGCCATGATATGCGCATGTCATGTAAGACCCATATAGTAATTGGGTCTTCTTTGTAGGGCAGTCAAGTCAGTCAAACGACCAAGTCGGGTTATTGCAACGGGCTCGATCTCGATGGATTTGGGTCTCAACGTCTAAACCACGCATGCTTGAAGTTGTGACCAAAACTCTTTAAGAGTGGCCGTCCTTCAGGAGTCAAATAAGACAATAATTTTAGTAGTACAACGG of Musa acuminata AAA Group cultivar baxijiao chromosome BXJ1-7, Cavendish_Baxijiao_AAA, whole genome shotgun sequence contains these proteins:
- the LOC135680065 gene encoding uncharacterized protein LOC135680065; translation: MAVHNIESHRHGAEVFTGDALCRKKSIQLLQELELPRGLFPLEDIQEFGYNRTAGFIWLIQKKKHDHTFKKIKRAVSYAPEVTAFVEKRKMHKMTGVKTKELLLWLSVVEMRVEDPSTGKITFKTGTGLSDSFPVSAFELEE